A window from Cyprinus carpio isolate SPL01 unplaced genomic scaffold, ASM1834038v1 S000000263, whole genome shotgun sequence encodes these proteins:
- the LOC122142859 gene encoding neuronal pentraxin-1-like codes for MNQEKETIRELISKLSRCESQSVLVPVAGGRRKEPGKNTMGDVSRGPPDTLAQLGQTLATLKQRLENLEQSSRNNGSVQASSLKELLQNKIDDMEKQVLSRVNTLEERKPGQKNDTDQRNRVESTLTSLHQKINDLEKGQRSHSMRNFTYV; via the exons ATGAACCAGGAGAAGGAGACGATCAGGGAACTAATTTCGAAGTTGAGCCGCTGTGAGAGTCAGAGTGTTCTGGTGCCCGTGGCCGGAGGTCGGAGAAAAGAACCGGGCAAAAACACAATGGGAGACGTGTCCCGCGGCCCGCCAGATACTCTAGCCCAACTCGGGCAGACTTTAGCCACGCTTAAACAGAGATTGGAAAACCTGGAG CAGTCCAGCAGGAACAACGGCTCTGTCCAGGCGAGCAGCCTTAAAGAACTGCTTCAAAATAAGATCGATGATATGGAGAAGCAGGTGCTGTCCCGGGTCAATACTCTGGAGGAGAGAAAACCCGGGCAGAAGAATGACACGGATCAGCGCAATCGAGTGGAGTCAACCCTCACCTCCTTACATCAAAAAATTAACGACCTAGAGAAAGGTCAGAGATCTCATTCCATGAGAAATTTTACTTATgtgtaa